From Microtus ochrogaster isolate Prairie Vole_2 unplaced genomic scaffold, MicOch1.0 UNK163, whole genome shotgun sequence, one genomic window encodes:
- the LOC101999249 gene encoding vomeronasal type-1 receptor 2-like produces MWLNLFLSGEKNMAPQNLSMGILFFFQTAVGIFGNWSILLPYVASVFTGKSLMPKDQILRHLTLANSLVIISRVIPQIMAQLGLQYLLDDLLCKLTLYSNRVSRGISLHCTCLLSCFQAITISPSNSRWMKLKHSVSKYMVQSCSLSWIVHLLLNSKTAVDVIGSGTNKNFTKKIKLGYCSAFVFRNSVPGLHLSLLCFTDGLCLGLMVWASVFMVSTLYRHKSQLQHIHSAQYSLRVSPEDRATKTILILVCTFVLSYSMSFILVIYTVVFDNPRLWIVSIFTLLDTCFPAFCPFILIHNNKSALKNHFPCCRRR; encoded by the coding sequence ATGTGGTTAAATTTGTTTCTCTCAGGTGAAAAGAATATGGCTCCTCAGAATCTGTCAATgggaattttgttcttttttcagaCAGCTGTGGGGATCTTTGGCAATTGGTCAATTCTTCTTCCTTATGTTGCATCTGTATTCACTGGGAAAAGTCTGATGCCCAAAGACCAGATTTTGAGGCACCTGACTTTAGCCAATTCCTTGGTTATCATCTCAAGAGTAATTCCTCAAATAATGGCACAGTTGGGCTTGCAATATCTCCTGGATGACCTGTTATGTAAACTTACTCTCTACAGTAACCGGGTGTCCCGGGGCATTTCCCTGCACTGCACCTGCCTCTTGAGCTGTTTCCAAGCAATCACAATCAGCCCCAGCAACTCCAGGTGGATGAAGCTGAAACACTCAGTCTCCAAGTACATGGTTCAGTCCTGCTCACTCAGCTGGATTGTTCATCTGCTTCTAAACAGCAAAACAGCTGTAGATGTGATTGGATCTGGTACTAACAAAAACTTCACCAAGAAAATCAAGTTGGGGTACTGCTCAGCATTTGTTTTTCGCAATTCTGTACCTGGGCTACATCTGTCCTTGCTGTGTTTCACTGATGGTCTGTGTTTGGGTCTCATGGTCTGGGCCAGTGTCTTCATGGTGAGTACCCTCTATAGGCACAAGAGTCAGCTACAGCACATCCACAGTGCCCAATATTCCCTCAGAGTCTCCCCTGAAGACAGAGCCACAAAAACCATCTTGATCCTTGTGTGCACCTTTGTCCTCTCCTACTCAATGTCCTTCATATTAGTTATATATACTGTCGTATTTGACAATCCAAGGCTGTGGATAGTCAGCATATTTACATTGCTAGACACGTGCTTCCCTGCATTTTGCCCCTTCATCCTCATCCATAATAACAAATCTGCCCTCAAGAATCATTTTCCCTGCTGTAGGAGAAGGTAA